The sequence GTCACGGACCCGCGGTTCCGCGCCACCTTCGCGCGCATGGACGAGCGGATGCCGGAGTTCCTGCAGCAGGCGATGAACCTGTACTGCAATCGTCGTGCGGGGCTGAAGTAAGAAGCTCGGTGTGGCGCGTCGCACTCGCGGCGCGCCACGCCGTCCTGTCATGCCGCCCGCGAGTGCTCCGCCTGCTGCTCCACGTGTTTCGGCGTGCAACCCGCCACGCCCAGTCTTCCGAGCATCCGTTCGAGCGGGCAGAACGCCGTGAAGCTGGACTGCAGCAGGTTGGCGCCGACGAAGGCGACGAACAGCAGCCAGGCGGGGCTGTGCCACCAGCTCAGCGCGGCACCGATCAGGATGAATGTTCCGGCAAACCGGCGGATGATGCGATCATCACACATGGTACGACTCCTCGAAAATGAGCGGACAGTTGCACCCGCTGCCGGGTGTGTCGTTGCGAGTCATCAGACGAACGTCTCCGTGGGAAGCACGGCCAGATGCAGCCGTTCCCCGTCCCCGAGGACACTCGCCTCCTCGCGTATCGCCGTCGTGAGCTGCGGCACGCGCTCCGCGGGCACGATGCTGAAGTACACGTCGGCGCTGCCCGGCCAGGCACGGGTGCCCTCGCGCCGGCCGGTCTCGCCCGCACCGTGGGCGGGCTCCAGGCGCGTGTAGCCGCCCGCCTGGTGCGACTCAAGCAGTTGCGGCACCAGCCGTGAGTTCGACCCGCTGTAGATGATCAGCAGCAGCTTCATGTGAGCCTCCCCCGCCTGCCGTGTGACGGCCGACGTATTCCTCGTTTTCTTCACGTCGCGCGAGCTCCCAGTAGAGCAGCGGCACGACGATCATGGTCAGCAGCGTGGCCACGACGGCCCCGCTGATCAGGGCGACAGCCAGCCCCTGGAAGATCGGATCGAGCACCATCACGAGCCCTCCGACCACGACCGCGGCGGCGGTCAGTGCGATGGGGCGGAAGCGCACGGCGCCGGCCTCGATGACGGCATCCCGCAGCGAGCGCCCGCGCGCCTGCGCGAGCTGGATGAAGTCGACCAGCAGGATCGAGTTGCGGACGATGATGCCGGCGAGTGCGATCATGCCGATCATGGACGTCGCCGTGAAGAACGCCCCGCTGATCGCATGGCCGGGCAGGATCCCGATCAGCGTGAGCGGGATCGGCGCCATGATGACGAGCGGCACCTTGAACGACTGGAACCAGCCGACGACCAGCGCATAGATCAGCAGCAGCACGCCGGCGAACGCGAGGCCCAGGTCGCGGAACACCTCGATGGTGACCTGCCACTCGCCGTCCCACTTCATGGCGAGCTCGTCCAGCCGATCGGGCAGCACCGCGTTGTAGCGCTCGATCTCCGCGCCGTCGACCCTGACCTCGTCGAGCTTCCGGTTCATGTCGAGGATCGCGTACACAGGCGACTCGATCGCGCCTGCGACGTCGCCGGTCACGTAGATCGCCGGACGCAGGTTCTTGCGCACGCGGCTGCTCTCGCGCACGCCCTGCTCGACGCGCACGAAGCGCCCGAGTGGCTGCGGTCCCATGGCCGTGGCAATCGGAAGTGCGAGCAGCGCCTCGACCGACGAGCGATTCGCGAGCGGCAGACGCGGAACGATGGCGGTGCCCTCCCGCGCATCGACCGACGGCGCGATACCCGCGCTGTGCCCGGAGAGCGCCAGGTAGAGTGTCTGCGTGATCTGCTCGACGCTCGCGCCGGCGCGCGCCGCGACGCTGCGATCGACGGCGAACCTGCGTGTGGCCTGCGGATCCTCCACGGTCCAGTCCACGTCCACGACGCCGGGCGTGTTCTCGAAGATCGCGAGCACCTCGCGAGCGGCCTCGACACGCGTCTCGTCATCCGGGGCGTAGATCTCGGCGACCAGCGTGGACAGCACCGGCGGGCCCGGCGGGATCTCGGCGATCTTGGCACGTGCACCGTACCCGGCCGCGATCTCCTCGACACCGGGCCGCACGTCCACCGCAATCGCATGGCTCTGCCGGTCGCGCGCGTGCTTCTCGACCAGGTTCACCTGTATGTCGGCGACGTTCGCGCCCCGGCGCATGAAGTAGTGGCGCACCAGGCCGTTGAAGTTGAACGGTGCCGCGATGCCCGCGTACACCTGCGTGTTGTCGACTTCCGGGACGGTGTGGAGGTACGCCGCGATATCCTGCGCCGCAGCCTGCGTCATCTCCAGCGTGGTGCCCTCGGGCAGGTCCAGGATGACCTGGAACTCGCTCTTGTTGTCGAACGGCAGCATCTTGACCTGCACCAGCCGCACGAAGAGCATGCCGACGGACAGGAACAGCAGCCCGACCACTGCAGCGTAGAACGTGTTGCGCCGGCGACCGCTCTCCATCAGGCGGGACATGATGCCGCCGTAGAAGCGCGCGAACCCTGATTCCTTCTCCGTGTGACCCGCGCCTCGCTGCTGTCCTGGCGCTCCCGCCGGTGCCGCGCCGTGCGCGTGCTGCACATGCCCGCGCAGCAGGCGGAGCGCCAGGTACGGCGTCACGATGAATGCAACGGCGAGCGAAGCGAGCATCGCCACGGACGCACCCACCGGAATCGGCCGCATGTACGGCCCCATCATGCCGGACACCAGCGCCATCGGGAGGATGGCGGCGATCACGGTGAAGGTCGCCAGGATGGTCGGGTTGCCGACCTCCTCGACGCCCTCCACTGCCGCCACCTCGGGCGTCCTGTCTCCCATCTGCATGTGCCGGTAGATGTTCTCGACGACCACGATCGCGTCGTCGACCAGGATGCCGATGGAGAAGATGAGCGCGAAGAGCGTGATGCGGTTCAGCGTGTAGCCCATCGCGTAGTAGACGAAGAGCGTCAGGCCCAGCGTGACCGGGACGGCGACGAGCACGATCAGCGCTTCACGCCAGCCCAGGAACAGCCAGATCAGCAGTGTCACCGAAACCGTGGCGATTGCGAGGTGCAGGATCAGCTCGCCGGCCTTTTCCGCAGCCGTCTCTCCGTAGTTGCGCGTGACCGCGACCTGCACGTCCGCCGGAAGCAGGCGCTCCTTCGCCTGCTCCACGCGGGCGAGCGCGGCCTCGGCCACCTTCGTCGCATTGGCGCCCGGGCGCTTGGATACGCTGATCGTCACCGCGCTGGTGGTTGCGCCGTCCGCACCGGTGTGCGTGACGTAGCTGTCCGTCTCGCCGTAGTCCATCGTGACACTCGCGACGTCGCGGACGTACACGGGCGCACCCATCCGGGCCGTGACGACCACGCTGCCGACGTCGGCCACCGTCTCGAGCGGCGCGCCCACGTCGATGCGCAGTACTTCGTTGCCCGTCGCCAGCTCACCCGCCTGCAGTCGCGCGTTCGCACCTTCCAGCGACATCGCGACTTCGCCGGCAGTGACACCGTGCGCCGCGAGGCGCGCGGCGTCGATCTGCACCGAGATCCGGCGCGCGTTGCCGCCGACGACCTCCGTCTGCGCGATGTCCGGCAAC is a genomic window of Longimicrobiales bacterium containing:
- a CDS encoding DUF2892 domain-containing protein translates to MCDDRIIRRFAGTFILIGAALSWWHSPAWLLFVAFVGANLLQSSFTAFCPLERMLGRLGVAGCTPKHVEQQAEHSRAA
- a CDS encoding efflux RND transporter permease subunit; translated protein: MGIAGRVAQAFLRSKLTPLVTLASLAVGAVAVIATPREEEPQISVPMIDVIVGMPGATPRETENLLARPIEQRMWEIPGVEYVYGMAGDGYSMTTVRFKVGEDQEESVLKVHAKLASVMDEAPAGATQPMVKPHSIDDVPILTLTLHSEAYSSNELRQIAAYLQDEIRTLPDIAQTEVVGGNARRISVQIDAARLAAHGVTAGEVAMSLEGANARLQAGELATGNEVLRIDVGAPLETVADVGSVVVTARMGAPVYVRDVASVTMDYGETDSYVTHTGADGATTSAVTISVSKRPGANATKVAEAALARVEQAKERLLPADVQVAVTRNYGETAAEKAGELILHLAIATVSVTLLIWLFLGWREALIVLVAVPVTLGLTLFVYYAMGYTLNRITLFALIFSIGILVDDAIVVVENIYRHMQMGDRTPEVAAVEGVEEVGNPTILATFTVIAAILPMALVSGMMGPYMRPIPVGASVAMLASLAVAFIVTPYLALRLLRGHVQHAHGAAPAGAPGQQRGAGHTEKESGFARFYGGIMSRLMESGRRRNTFYAAVVGLLFLSVGMLFVRLVQVKMLPFDNKSEFQVILDLPEGTTLEMTQAAAQDIAAYLHTVPEVDNTQVYAGIAAPFNFNGLVRHYFMRRGANVADIQVNLVEKHARDRQSHAIAVDVRPGVEEIAAGYGARAKIAEIPPGPPVLSTLVAEIYAPDDETRVEAAREVLAIFENTPGVVDVDWTVEDPQATRRFAVDRSVAARAGASVEQITQTLYLALSGHSAGIAPSVDAREGTAIVPRLPLANRSSVEALLALPIATAMGPQPLGRFVRVEQGVRESSRVRKNLRPAIYVTGDVAGAIESPVYAILDMNRKLDEVRVDGAEIERYNAVLPDRLDELAMKWDGEWQVTIEVFRDLGLAFAGVLLLIYALVVGWFQSFKVPLVIMAPIPLTLIGILPGHAISGAFFTATSMIGMIALAGIIVRNSILLVDFIQLAQARGRSLRDAVIEAGAVRFRPIALTAAAVVVGGLVMVLDPIFQGLAVALISGAVVATLLTMIVVPLLYWELARREENEEYVGRHTAGGGGSHEAAADHLQRVELTAGAATA